A stretch of Cellulosilyticum sp. I15G10I2 DNA encodes these proteins:
- a CDS encoding O-acetylhomoserine aminocarboxypropyltransferase/cysteine synthase family protein — protein sequence MEFQTKLIHGNWQGDDKTGATNVPIYYSNAFAHQSAKELENIFIGRDAGYVYSRIANPSVEVFEKRIAAIEGGVAAVATASGMSAIYLTLMNLLKPGDEIISSSGVFGGTYNLLKNLQDYHIHVKFLDNLDAAVLKHEVSEKTKVVFAETIGNPKLDVLDIEAVGEVCREQSIIFIVDATITPPYLIKPIEYGADIVIHSTSKYINGNSNAIGGIVVDGGSKKYSEDKFTGFKHYTKRFGRFAFTAKLRNEIGKDIGAVMSPMNSFLNLVGIETLALRMRAHCENAVKLAEYLSQHPKVTEVNYPLLKTSKYYSIAQKYYSKGASALITCRLGSKQNAFDFIDHLKLISNLVNIGDAQTLVVHPASTICVNNTQEEKVQMGVFEDLVRISVGIEDYKDILEDIDQALKCL from the coding sequence ATGGAATTTCAAACAAAATTAATTCATGGAAATTGGCAGGGAGATGACAAAACAGGCGCGACCAATGTGCCTATCTATTATTCAAATGCTTTTGCACACCAGTCTGCAAAAGAACTAGAAAACATTTTTATAGGCAGAGATGCCGGCTATGTTTATTCAAGAATAGCAAATCCAAGTGTGGAAGTATTTGAAAAAAGAATAGCTGCTATTGAGGGCGGTGTAGCAGCAGTGGCCACGGCCTCAGGCATGTCAGCTATTTATCTGACGCTGATGAATTTGCTTAAACCAGGAGATGAGATTATCTCATCTTCAGGCGTATTCGGCGGTACCTATAATCTTTTGAAAAATCTTCAGGACTATCATATTCACGTTAAGTTTCTAGATAATCTGGATGCAGCAGTTTTAAAGCATGAAGTATCAGAGAAGACAAAAGTAGTATTTGCTGAAACGATAGGTAATCCAAAACTGGATGTTTTAGACATAGAAGCAGTAGGAGAGGTCTGTCGGGAGCAAAGTATTATTTTTATTGTAGATGCTACTATTACGCCGCCATATCTCATAAAGCCTATTGAATACGGTGCAGATATTGTGATTCATTCAACCTCTAAATATATTAACGGCAATTCTAATGCTATAGGCGGCATCGTTGTAGATGGCGGAAGCAAAAAGTATAGTGAAGATAAGTTTACAGGGTTTAAGCACTATACAAAGCGCTTTGGAAGATTTGCATTTACGGCTAAGTTACGCAATGAAATAGGTAAGGATATAGGGGCGGTGATGTCTCCTATGAATAGTTTTCTTAACTTAGTTGGGATAGAAACCCTAGCCCTTCGCATGAGGGCACATTGTGAAAATGCTGTAAAACTTGCCGAATACTTAAGTCAGCACCCAAAGGTAACCGAAGTTAATTATCCGCTTCTAAAGACATCAAAGTATTATAGTATCGCTCAAAAATATTACTCAAAAGGCGCTAGTGCTTTAATCACCTGCAGACTTGGGAGCAAACAAAATGCTTTTGATTTTATAGATCATTTAAAGCTCATTTCTAATTTAGTTAATATCGGAGATGCTCAAACGTTAGTGGTTCACCCAGCATCGACCATTTGTGTTAATAATACGCAAGAAGAAAAAGTGCAAATGGGTGTTTTCGAAGATTTAGTCAGAATATCTGTGGGAATAGAAGATTACAAAGATATTTTAGAGGATATCGATCAAGCATTAAAATGTCTTTAA
- a CDS encoding SLC13 family permease, with amino-acid sequence MKTTKKNSFYIDRRPLSTLFLIEYKNAILLLCSISIFFFFITKTQMPEGMSVQAYQALIIFVFANFLWITNVIPLAITSLMVMGLLATFQVLPDEKIYSFFGNKALFFIIGAFVISAGISTSGLNKRIAYYVLSKFGDKPHKLTLSIFFLSAFLAHVMPEHAVAAMLFPILMSISKKLGLDSKSVLGKYMFFALAWGSVLGGVVTFLGGARNPLAIGILEETTGQTIGFLEWMIATAPPIYLIMAMVSVYLVKKVTASTRDTEVLKEMFSEAGERLSKISLKEIKALVILIGTIYMWIFQGKQFGIANVALISAALFFVLNVIEWEDAKREINWGAIFMYGGAIALGKALEETGLLEFINQNYIANINFSVLGFILVIFTLSVFLTEGVSNAAVVVILLPVVIKTTIALGLPPTLAVYLVALPSGLAFMFPMSSPPNAIAFSSGYLKASDTLKTGFALNIICIAVVAVFALTYWRIIGVY; translated from the coding sequence ATGAAGACTACAAAAAAGAATAGCTTTTATATAGACAGAAGGCCCCTAAGTACACTTTTTTTAATAGAATACAAGAATGCTATTTTGCTGCTTTGTTCTATTAGCATTTTTTTCTTCTTTATTACAAAAACACAAATGCCTGAGGGGATGTCGGTACAGGCATATCAAGCACTGATTATCTTTGTGTTTGCAAATTTTTTATGGATAACTAATGTCATTCCGCTGGCTATTACAAGTCTTATGGTGATGGGGCTTTTGGCCACATTTCAGGTGTTGCCGGATGAAAAAATATATTCTTTCTTTGGTAATAAGGCGTTATTTTTTATAATAGGCGCTTTTGTTATATCTGCTGGTATTTCTACTTCTGGGTTAAATAAAAGAATTGCTTATTATGTATTGTCAAAGTTTGGAGATAAACCGCATAAACTAACCCTTTCCATTTTCTTTCTGTCGGCTTTTTTAGCGCATGTGATGCCTGAGCATGCAGTAGCAGCTATGCTTTTTCCGATACTGATGTCTATAAGTAAAAAGTTAGGTCTAGATAGTAAGTCTGTGCTCGGCAAATATATGTTTTTTGCACTCGCATGGGGAAGTGTACTTGGCGGTGTTGTGACTTTTCTAGGCGGAGCCAGAAATCCCCTTGCTATAGGGATTTTAGAGGAAACAACCGGTCAAACCATTGGCTTTTTGGAATGGATGATTGCAACAGCACCTCCTATCTATTTAATTATGGCTATGGTTTCTGTGTATCTCGTAAAAAAAGTTACTGCTTCTACAAGAGATACAGAGGTTTTAAAAGAAATGTTTTCAGAAGCTGGAGAGCGACTAAGTAAAATTAGCCTTAAAGAAATTAAGGCTTTAGTGATTCTTATAGGAACCATCTATATGTGGATCTTCCAGGGCAAGCAATTTGGCATAGCAAATGTAGCACTTATTAGTGCAGCACTTTTCTTTGTACTCAATGTTATTGAATGGGAAGATGCAAAAAGAGAAATCAACTGGGGCGCAATCTTTATGTACGGGGGTGCCATTGCATTAGGAAAGGCGCTTGAAGAAACCGGACTATTAGAATTTATCAATCAAAATTATATTGCGAATATAAACTTTTCAGTTTTAGGATTTATACTTGTTATCTTTACACTTAGTGTATTTCTCACAGAAGGGGTTTCTAATGCAGCAGTTGTAGTTATCTTGCTTCCGGTAGTTATAAAAACAACAATAGCTTTAGGTCTTCCGCCTACTTTAGCAGTTTACTTAGTAGCACTGCCATCGGGACTCGCATTTATGTTCCCTATGAGTTCGCCGCCTAATGCCATTGCATTTTCTTCTGGATATCTTAAAGCAAGTGATACGCTTAAAACAGGATTTGCACTTAATATCATATGTATAGCTGTGGTTGCTGTATTTGCATTAACCTACTGGCGTATAATTGGAGTTTATTAG
- a CDS encoding adenylyl-sulfate reductase subunit alpha codes for MKFEVKTLETDVLIIGGGTAGCFSALTIAENSDLKVIVADKAHIKRSGCLAAGVNALNAYIGVGETPESFVEYVKRDSEKVIREDLVYSIAKGLNKVAEKLERLGLPFLKDEHGAYVGRGKRSIKINGENIKPILADALNDRETISILNCVNITEYLMKKNQVIGAVGFSLREHIFYYIYAKKVICATGGASGIYKPNNPTFSRHKMWYSPFNTGAGYAMGIRAGAEMTSFEMRFIALRCKDTIAPTGTIAQGIKAEQINSRGEEYVSKYGKPTTSMRLYATVMENLKGNGPCFLKTEGISKDAEGELFKAYLNMAPSQTLKWIERSSGPSYENVEIEGTEPYIVGGHTASGYWIDSNRKTTLKNLYAIGDVAGGSPKKYVTGCMVEGELAANAIINEIYDTKIIKLDVLEETSILQYVSHFFDNIMSHYTAQEIEQAMQKVMDEYAGGISTGYMYNKTKLKTAALRIEELLQLAQSTRVNDLDELLALFETIDRLYICKVLISHLEARKETRWKCYQENSDYPLKDDENWMKYVNSVYKDGSVQIILRELVGRDTSYEHIH; via the coding sequence TTGAAGTTTGAGGTAAAGACTTTAGAAACAGATGTCCTTATCATCGGCGGCGGAACAGCAGGCTGCTTTAGTGCACTAACCATTGCAGAAAACTCTGATCTTAAAGTAATCGTGGCAGATAAGGCACACATTAAAAGGAGCGGCTGTCTGGCAGCAGGTGTTAATGCACTGAATGCCTATATCGGCGTAGGTGAAACGCCGGAATCCTTTGTAGAGTATGTGAAAAGAGATTCGGAAAAGGTCATCAGAGAGGACTTAGTTTATAGTATAGCTAAAGGGCTTAATAAAGTAGCAGAAAAACTTGAGAGGTTAGGTCTGCCATTTTTAAAAGATGAACACGGCGCATATGTAGGAAGAGGCAAAAGAAGTATTAAGATCAATGGAGAAAATATTAAGCCAATCTTAGCAGATGCTTTAAATGATAGGGAGACTATAAGTATTCTTAACTGTGTGAACATAACTGAGTATTTGATGAAAAAAAATCAAGTAATTGGTGCTGTTGGCTTTTCACTCAGAGAGCATATATTTTACTATATTTATGCTAAAAAGGTTATTTGTGCGACCGGAGGCGCTTCTGGGATCTATAAACCTAATAACCCAACTTTTTCCCGACATAAAATGTGGTACAGTCCCTTTAATACAGGGGCTGGATATGCAATGGGTATAAGAGCCGGGGCAGAAATGACTTCTTTTGAAATGAGATTTATAGCGTTAAGATGCAAAGATACGATTGCACCTACAGGGACGATCGCCCAAGGCATTAAGGCTGAGCAAATTAATTCTAGGGGTGAAGAATATGTTTCTAAGTACGGTAAACCTACAACCTCTATGCGATTATACGCTACGGTCATGGAAAATCTTAAAGGCAACGGGCCATGTTTTTTAAAAACAGAAGGTATTTCAAAAGACGCGGAAGGAGAATTATTTAAGGCTTATTTAAATATGGCACCTTCTCAAACGTTGAAATGGATTGAACGAAGTTCAGGACCTTCTTATGAAAATGTAGAAATAGAAGGAACTGAGCCCTATATAGTTGGAGGACATACGGCAAGCGGCTATTGGATAGACAGTAATAGAAAAACAACATTGAAAAATTTATATGCCATAGGTGATGTTGCAGGAGGAAGTCCTAAAAAGTACGTGACAGGCTGTATGGTTGAAGGAGAACTTGCTGCAAACGCTATTATCAATGAGATATACGATACCAAAATCATAAAACTAGATGTGTTAGAGGAAACAAGCATCTTGCAATATGTTTCACATTTTTTTGATAACATAATGTCGCACTATACGGCTCAGGAAATAGAGCAAGCTATGCAAAAAGTAATGGATGAGTACGCAGGTGGTATTTCGACTGGCTATATGTATAATAAGACAAAATTAAAAACAGCTGCCCTTCGTATTGAAGAACTTTTGCAGCTTGCACAAAGTACTAGGGTTAACGACTTAGATGAACTGCTTGCCCTATTTGAAACGATCGACAGATTATATATCTGTAAAGTGTTAATTAGTCATTTAGAAGCTAGAAAAGAAACACGATGGAAATGTTATCAGGAAAATAGTGATTATCCGCTTAAAGATGATGAAAATTGGATGAAATATGTAAACTCTGTCTACAAGGACGGCAGCGTTCAAATCATACTGAGAGAGCTTGTTGGGAGGGATACTAGCTATGAGCATATACATTGA
- the cysC gene encoding adenylyl-sulfate kinase: MNHNNIVWHDTNIKREDREILLEQKGIVLWFTGLSGSGKSTVANAVEKKLFEMGRATYLLDGDNIRHGLNKDLGFDTISRIENIRRIAEVSKLFMDAGIITLSAFISPFIEDREQVRELLKDRFIEIFVDCSLEVCMGRDPKGLYMKAKRGEIKDFTGIDSPYEKPVNPEIVVHSDKQSVEECAELIISYLISKGAIAEVL, from the coding sequence ATGAATCATAATAATATTGTTTGGCATGATACCAATATAAAAAGAGAAGACAGAGAGATTCTCCTTGAACAAAAAGGCATAGTACTTTGGTTTACTGGCCTCTCGGGTTCCGGTAAATCTACTGTAGCTAATGCAGTAGAAAAAAAATTATTTGAAATGGGAAGAGCGACTTATCTACTGGATGGTGACAACATCAGACATGGCTTAAACAAAGACTTAGGCTTTGATACAATAAGCAGGATAGAAAATATAAGAAGAATAGCAGAAGTAAGCAAGCTTTTTATGGATGCTGGCATTATCACATTGAGTGCTTTTATTTCTCCTTTTATTGAAGACAGGGAACAGGTGAGGGAACTTTTAAAAGATAGATTTATAGAAATATTTGTGGATTGTTCTTTAGAAGTCTGCATGGGAAGAGATCCAAAAGGGCTCTATATGAAGGCGAAAAGAGGAGAAATCAAGGATTTTACAGGAATAGACTCACCTTATGAAAAGCCAGTTAACCCTGAAATAGTTGTGCATTCAGACAAGCAAAGCGTGGAGGAATGTGCAGAACTGATTATCAGTTACCTTATCTCAAAAGGTGCTATCGCAGAAGTATTATAA